In a single window of the Centroberyx gerrardi isolate f3 chromosome 17, fCenGer3.hap1.cur.20231027, whole genome shotgun sequence genome:
- the LOC139913291 gene encoding B2 bradykinin receptor-like, with amino-acid sequence MTLQPTSFPVDFTTTAIHGDQNNTNGSECPHAYAWDWLETMQPVYILAISVLGILGNVFVLLVFCLHKKACTVAEIYLGNLAAADLVLVSCLPFWAVNVANNFNWPFGVFMCRLVSLGIKMNVYCSIYFLVLVSIDRYVALVHTMSHGRMRRPKYAKLACLLVWGFGLLLGVPTFIFRAVEYIPEYKVSACYLDYPSKTIGLVCDGMLTFLSFIIPVSIISYCTIKIIQALRKQAVERFNAENTERKATLLVLAVLLAFLICWVPFHLVTFLDVLLRAGFLKGCDIITALEICNQIFTYLAFFNSVLNPILYVIVGKNFRKKVRELFEQLAMRRKLSESTRSQLSSTLKTLA; translated from the coding sequence cttcccagtcgacttcaccaccacagcTATACATGGAgaccaaaacaacaccaatGGCAGTGAGTGTCCTCACGCATATGCCTGGGATTGGCTGGAGACCATGCAACCTGTGTACATCCTAGCCATCAGTGTGCTtggaattctgggaaatgtgttTGTCCTGTTGGTTTTCTGCCTCCACAAGAAGGCCTGCACAGTGGCTGAGATCTACTTGGGCAACCTGGCTGCTGCTGACCTTGTCCTGGTGTCCTGCTTGCCCTTCTGGGCTGTCAATGTAGCCAACAATTTCAACTGGCCCTTTGGTGTATTCATGTGCCGACTGGTCAGCTTGGGTATCAAGATGAACGTATACTGCAGCATCTACTTCCTGGTTCTGGTTAGCATAGATCGTTATGTGGCGTTGGTGCACACGATGTCCCATGGGAGAATGCGTAGGCCAAAGTATGCCAAACTGGCCTGTCTGCTGGTGTGGGGCTTTGGCCTGCTTCTGGGTGTTCCCACATTCATCTTCAGGGCCGTAGAGTACATCCCTGAGTACAAAGTTAGTGCTTGCTACCTTGACTACCCATCAAAGACCATCGGGCTGGTCTGTGATGGGATGTTGACCTTTCTCAGCTTCATCATCCCTGTTTCCATAATTTCCTACTGCACCATCAAGATTATTCAGGCTCTTAGGAAGCAGGCAGTGGAGAGGTTCAATGCCGAGAACACGGAGAGGAAGGCCACCCTTCTGGTGCTGGCGGTGCTCCTGGCCTTCCTGATCTGCTGGGTGCCCTTCCACCTGGTCACCTTCCTGGATGTGCTCCTGAGAGCTGGTTTCCTAAAAGGGTGCGACATCATCACGGCCCTGGAGATCTGCAACCAGATCTTCACCTACCTAGCCTTCTTCAACAGTGTACTCAACCCCATCCTCTACGTCATTGTCGGGAAGAACTTCCGGAAAAAAGTCAGGGAACTGTTTGAACAGTTGGCCATGAGGAGAAAATTGTCTGAGTCCACACGCTCACAACTGTCCTCTACACTCAAGACCTTGGCATGA